A portion of the Sulfuricurvum kujiense DSM 16994 genome contains these proteins:
- a CDS encoding prepilin-type N-terminal cleavage/methylation domain-containing protein, which yields MKRFGFTMIELVFVLVIIGILAAIAIPKLAATRDDAQIAKGRSDVAAIRAAIVSERQARLLQGNTRYINQLHAGNAGNKTVLFENNGTAANVLLQYGIATRDSSNGHWDDTVAQNGNNWDYVYRIVGTDITFTYNRTNGTFACDNVGNTKAEQLCRKLVD from the coding sequence ATGAAACGTTTTGGTTTTACCATGATTGAGTTAGTATTTGTATTGGTGATAATAGGGATTTTGGCTGCAATAGCCATCCCAAAGCTCGCTGCAACCCGTGATGATGCCCAGATTGCTAAGGGGCGTAGCGATGTCGCGGCAATCCGTGCAGCGATTGTGAGTGAGCGACAAGCACGATTGTTACAAGGAAATACGCGCTACATTAATCAACTTCATGCCGGAAATGCCGGTAATAAAACCGTTTTATTTGAGAATAACGGTACGGCTGCAAATGTTTTGTTACAGTATGGAATCGCAACTAGAGACAGTTCAAATGGGCATTGGGATGATACTGTTGCTCAAAATGGAAATAATTGGGATTATGTATACCGCATAGTAGGAACGGATATTACATTTACTTACAATCGTACCAATGGAACGTTTGCATGTGATAATGTCGGAAATACGAAAGCTGAACAGTTATGTCGAAAACTGGTTGATTAA
- a CDS encoding type II secretion system protein, giving the protein MKRSGFTMIELIFVIVILGILAAVAIPKLAATRDDAKATVKGQEITGLISELGNYYTAHGTLAAKISDITNVKTKEAGTVVLANNGTITLQDSSNPLQDCVVIAMNKVDDGNVTVKAGAGTSAECKGMRRIVASSLKLTDLNTTGKVVLYGGDSNITY; this is encoded by the coding sequence ATGAAACGTTCAGGTTTTACTATGATCGAGTTGATCTTCGTGATCGTTATTTTAGGGATTTTGGCAGCAGTAGCTATTCCAAAATTGGCAGCAACACGTGATGATGCGAAAGCAACCGTAAAAGGGCAAGAAATTACAGGTTTGATTTCAGAACTTGGTAATTATTATACAGCGCACGGTACCCTCGCCGCAAAAATCAGTGACATTACTAATGTTAAAACAAAAGAAGCAGGAACAGTTGTCTTAGCAAATAATGGCACTATCACTCTTCAAGATAGTTCAAACCCTCTTCAAGATTGTGTTGTTATCGCTATGAATAAAGTAGATGATGGTAACGTTACGGTAAAAGCTGGAGCAGGAACGAGTGCTGAGTGTAAAGGGATGCGTCGTATCGTAGCATCTTCACTGAAATTGACTGATTTGAATACAACCGGTAAAGTCGTACTTTACGGCGGTGATTCTAATATAACATATTAA
- a CDS encoding NifB/NifX family molybdenum-iron cluster-binding protein produces MKIAVPVMDESLKMAGNAGHTPYFAVFNLNGGMFKSFTLEGLRANPKVPGEEPHDHDEHHTCDHDEGDIEHIRAHDTMADTIEDCDYLVVKMACKNTAKSMNNIGVKLQKYNGTEALAPKILTELASQFK; encoded by the coding sequence ATGAAAATTGCTGTACCCGTAATGGATGAGAGTTTGAAAATGGCCGGAAATGCGGGACATACCCCTTACTTTGCCGTGTTTAATCTAAACGGAGGGATGTTTAAAAGCTTTACCCTAGAGGGGCTTCGTGCCAATCCGAAAGTTCCCGGAGAAGAACCTCATGATCATGACGAACACCATACCTGCGATCATGATGAGGGGGATATCGAACATATCCGTGCGCATGATACGATGGCGGATACCATCGAAGACTGTGATTACCTCGTCGTCAAAATGGCATGTAAAAATACTGCTAAAAGTATGAATAACATCGGAGTTAAACTCCAAAAATACAACGGAACCGAAGCATTGGCCCCAAAAATTTTAACGGAATTGGCATCTCAGTTCAAATAA
- the pckA gene encoding phosphoenolpyruvate carboxykinase (ATP), with protein MISAEIETLGIKNSGKLFHNLSYDELIKHELENGECKLADNGATMVDTGIFTGRSPKDKYFVNQDPSNKYIAWGDVNKKIDKSVFDELLVVAREQLSGKDLYITDVYCGSSASSKRSVRFVSEIAWQSHFVKNMFIRPTEAELETFKPSFTVLNACKAVNEKWKNHGLNSEVFVLFSVEENLCIIGGTWYGGEMKKGIFSMMNYWLPLEGKLSMHCSANVGANGDTCLFFGLSGTGKTTLSTDPKRALIGDDEHGWDDEGVFNFEGGCYAKVINLDPSSEPEIHNAIRRNALLENVVYDEDGVVDYTDGSKTENTRVSYPIEHIENHQPSLMAAHPKNIIFLSADAFGVLPPVSKLTKEQAMYYFLSGYTAKVAGTERGITEPVATFSSCFGEAFLPLHPTVYAKLLGEKIDQHGVNVYLVNTGWTGGGYGVGKRMSIKDTRACINAILDGTINQSEFDITNTFGFHIPKTLGDIDPVILNPRNAWADRDAYLVQRDNLAALFIKNFQKYTDGNSDFDYSAAGPKLPN; from the coding sequence ATGATTTCCGCAGAGATTGAGACGTTAGGCATAAAAAACAGTGGAAAGCTTTTCCATAACCTCAGCTATGATGAGTTGATCAAACATGAACTCGAAAACGGCGAGTGCAAACTCGCTGATAACGGTGCAACAATGGTTGATACCGGCATTTTTACGGGCCGAAGCCCAAAAGATAAATATTTTGTCAATCAAGACCCTTCTAATAAATATATCGCATGGGGTGATGTCAATAAAAAAATTGACAAATCGGTTTTTGACGAACTTCTCGTAGTCGCCCGTGAACAACTCTCCGGAAAAGATCTCTACATCACCGACGTCTATTGCGGATCAAGCGCCAGCAGTAAACGTTCTGTCCGTTTCGTATCTGAGATCGCATGGCAGTCCCATTTTGTCAAAAATATGTTTATCCGCCCAACCGAAGCGGAACTCGAAACCTTCAAACCCTCTTTTACCGTCCTCAATGCGTGTAAAGCGGTCAATGAAAAATGGAAGAACCACGGATTGAATTCCGAAGTATTCGTCCTCTTTAGCGTCGAAGAGAATCTCTGCATCATCGGCGGCACATGGTACGGCGGAGAGATGAAAAAAGGGATTTTTTCAATGATGAACTACTGGCTTCCTCTTGAAGGGAAGCTCTCCATGCACTGCTCGGCAAACGTAGGAGCCAATGGAGACACTTGTCTCTTTTTCGGACTCAGCGGTACCGGAAAAACAACCCTCTCTACCGATCCGAAACGTGCCCTCATCGGAGATGATGAGCACGGTTGGGACGACGAGGGTGTCTTTAATTTCGAGGGGGGATGCTACGCGAAAGTGATCAATCTCGATCCTTCCAGCGAACCTGAGATTCATAATGCCATCCGCCGCAATGCTTTGCTCGAAAATGTAGTCTACGATGAAGACGGTGTCGTCGACTATACCGATGGCTCAAAAACTGAAAATACCCGTGTCTCGTATCCTATTGAACATATCGAGAACCACCAGCCATCACTTATGGCGGCCCATCCTAAAAACATTATTTTCCTCTCTGCCGATGCATTCGGTGTATTGCCTCCGGTCAGTAAACTCACTAAAGAACAGGCAATGTACTATTTCCTCAGCGGCTATACGGCTAAAGTTGCGGGTACGGAGCGCGGGATCACCGAGCCTGTCGCGACATTCAGTTCATGCTTCGGGGAAGCGTTCCTTCCGCTTCATCCGACCGTTTATGCAAAACTATTGGGTGAAAAAATCGATCAGCACGGGGTAAATGTTTACCTCGTAAATACCGGCTGGACAGGCGGCGGATACGGTGTCGGAAAACGGATGAGCATCAAAGATACCCGTGCTTGCATCAACGCAATCTTGGACGGTACGATCAATCAAAGTGAATTTGACATTACCAACACTTTCGGTTTCCATATCCCTAAAACACTCGGTGATATCGATCCTGTGATCCTTAATCCTCGTAATGCGTGGGCGGATCGTGACGCATATCTCGTTCAGCGTGATAACCTAGCGGCACTTTTCATCAAAAACTTCCAAAAATATACCGACGGTAATAGCGATTTCGATTATTCTGCTGCCGGTCCGAAACTTCCAAACTAA
- the glnA gene encoding type I glutamate--ammonia ligase: MGKFVNSVDEFFSFCKENDVQFVDFRFTDMKGTWHHVSYRMSAVNAGHFENGLPFDGSSIDAWQPINRSDMLLKPDAPSAFMDPFTADPTIIVFCDVYDIYKGQAYEKCPRAIAKKALEHLANAGVGDVAYFGPENEFFVFDDVKIRDEVNCSYYEVDTEEGAWNDGKDFKDGFNTGHRPRTKGGYFPVAPIDTMVDLRAEMMLVLEQVGLEVVLGHHEVAQGQGEIGVVFGTLVEAADNVQKLKYVIKMVAHLNGKTVTFMPKPLYGDNGNGMHVHQSIWKDGKNTFYKEGGYSNLSETALHYVGGIFAHARAVAAFTNPSTNSYKRLIPGFEAPSILTYSSQNRSASCRVPYGAGEKATRIEMRFPDSTSCPYLAFTAMLLAGLDGIKNKMVPVGPMDEDLFELSLNEIREKGIPQMPHTLRGALEALIRDNAFLQPVMTPEFLDTYQNYKFETQVWPDEARPTAFEFKSTYSC, translated from the coding sequence ATGGGTAAATTCGTAAACAGTGTCGACGAGTTTTTCAGTTTTTGTAAAGAGAATGACGTTCAGTTCGTTGATTTTCGTTTCACCGATATGAAAGGGACTTGGCATCACGTTAGCTACCGTATGAGCGCCGTTAATGCGGGCCATTTTGAAAACGGTCTTCCGTTTGACGGATCATCTATCGATGCATGGCAGCCGATTAACCGTTCAGATATGCTTCTTAAACCGGATGCTCCATCAGCATTCATGGATCCTTTTACCGCTGATCCGACCATTATCGTATTCTGTGACGTTTATGACATTTACAAAGGTCAAGCGTATGAAAAATGCCCGCGTGCAATCGCTAAAAAAGCGCTTGAGCACCTTGCAAATGCCGGTGTAGGTGATGTTGCCTATTTCGGACCTGAAAATGAATTCTTTGTATTCGACGATGTAAAAATCCGTGACGAAGTAAACTGCTCATACTATGAAGTTGATACCGAAGAGGGTGCATGGAATGATGGGAAAGATTTCAAAGACGGATTCAACACAGGTCACCGTCCACGTACTAAAGGGGGTTACTTCCCGGTAGCTCCGATTGACACTATGGTTGATCTACGTGCAGAGATGATGTTGGTATTGGAACAAGTCGGTCTTGAAGTTGTTCTCGGTCACCATGAAGTTGCACAAGGACAAGGGGAAATCGGTGTTGTTTTCGGAACATTGGTTGAAGCGGCTGACAATGTTCAAAAACTTAAATACGTTATCAAAATGGTTGCTCACCTTAACGGTAAAACAGTTACATTCATGCCTAAACCGCTTTACGGAGACAACGGAAACGGTATGCACGTTCACCAATCTATCTGGAAAGACGGCAAAAACACATTCTATAAAGAGGGTGGTTACAGCAACTTGTCTGAAACAGCACTTCACTACGTTGGCGGTATTTTTGCTCACGCGCGTGCAGTTGCAGCGTTCACTAATCCGTCAACTAACTCATATAAACGTCTTATCCCTGGATTCGAAGCACCTTCAATCTTGACGTATTCAAGCCAAAACCGTTCAGCTTCTTGCCGTGTTCCTTACGGTGCGGGTGAAAAAGCGACACGTATTGAAATGCGTTTCCCGGATTCTACGTCATGCCCATACCTTGCGTTTACTGCAATGTTGCTAGCGGGACTTGACGGTATCAAAAACAAAATGGTACCGGTTGGACCGATGGATGAAGATTTGTTCGAACTTTCTTTGAATGAAATCCGTGAAAAAGGTATTCCACAAATGCCACACACATTGCGCGGTGCGTTGGAAGCATTGATCCGTGATAACGCTTTCTTGCAACCAGTTATGACTCCTGAATTTTTGGATACATACCAAAACTACAAATTCGAAACACAAGTATGGCCTGACGAAGCTCGTCCTACTGCATTCGAATTCAAATCTACTTACTCTTGTTAA
- a CDS encoding histidinol-phosphatase, giving the protein MKVDLHNHTVLCNHATGTVAEYVEAAIGCKTEYFGFSDHAPMHFDPKYRMHFDQMEVYESWIKEAQERYAKDITVLLGYEIDYLPGYMDESVWGRKCDYLIGSVHFIDDWGFDNPEFIGRYEGADIDDIYRRYFALIETMASSGKFDIVGHLDLLKVFKFLPTKDIRILAEGALKAIKKANMTIEINVSGYRKPIEEAYPSPLLLESISELEIPITFGSDAHCKEQVGMYSRETEALARSVGYSQCALYRQRDREMIKF; this is encoded by the coding sequence ATGAAAGTCGATCTTCATAACCATACGGTACTGTGCAATCATGCTACGGGAACGGTTGCAGAGTATGTCGAAGCTGCCATTGGGTGTAAAACCGAGTATTTCGGATTTTCCGATCATGCACCGATGCACTTTGACCCGAAATATCGTATGCACTTTGATCAAATGGAGGTGTACGAGTCGTGGATTAAAGAGGCGCAAGAACGTTATGCTAAAGATATTACCGTCTTATTGGGGTATGAGATCGATTATCTTCCGGGGTACATGGATGAGAGTGTTTGGGGACGAAAGTGTGATTATTTAATCGGAAGCGTCCATTTTATCGATGATTGGGGATTTGATAATCCGGAGTTTATCGGACGTTATGAAGGGGCCGATATTGATGATATTTACCGACGCTATTTCGCTCTCATTGAAACGATGGCTAGCAGCGGAAAATTTGATATCGTAGGTCATCTGGATTTACTCAAAGTCTTCAAATTCTTGCCGACTAAAGATATACGGATATTGGCGGAAGGGGCGTTAAAAGCGATCAAAAAAGCAAATATGACAATAGAAATTAATGTTTCCGGGTATCGCAAACCGATTGAAGAAGCGTATCCGTCTCCTCTTTTGTTAGAGTCAATTTCCGAATTGGAAATTCCGATTACATTCGGTTCGGATGCCCATTGCAAAGAGCAGGTAGGGATGTATAGTAGGGAGACTGAGGCATTGGCACGTTCGGTCGGATATAGTCAATGTGCACTCTATCGCCAGAGGGATCGGGAAATGATTAAATTTTAA
- a CDS encoding peptidase U32 family protein has product MKKVELLSPAGNLEKLKIAIDYGADAVYGGVSHFSLRIRSGKEFDLESFKEGIDYAHARGRKVYVTINGFPFNSQLKLLKEHIATMASLQPDAFIVATPGVLKLAHQIAPHIPLHLSTQANVMNVLDAQVYYDMGARRIIAAREISLKDLGEIKKELPDLEIEVFVHGSMCFAYSGRCLISTLQSGRVPNRGSCANDCRFPYEMYAANPETGTLFKLVEDEGIGTYIMNSKDLNLASHIKEILDAGCIDSLKIEGRTKAPYYAAVTAKVYRRAIDDYYEGKFDGEVYQRELNTMQNRGFTDAYLINRPFEKNDTQNLDFSMMMGTHQVSGIVDEDGLFFECKYKTFPEDIMEILTPDESVLTEVDNEIGTIRKIEGQWTIAFKQLLAENGKVWDQVHSGNLNRFKLPAALPAFTFFRIPATEDMGTVKCDTPKEKSPSGLANA; this is encoded by the coding sequence TTGAAAAAAGTCGAACTTCTCTCGCCTGCGGGAAATCTTGAAAAACTCAAAATCGCTATCGATTACGGTGCGGACGCCGTATACGGGGGCGTAAGCCATTTTTCGCTCCGTATCCGCTCAGGTAAAGAGTTCGATCTGGAGAGCTTTAAAGAAGGGATCGACTACGCTCACGCACGAGGGCGAAAAGTCTACGTTACCATCAACGGTTTTCCCTTCAACTCCCAATTAAAATTACTCAAAGAACATATCGCGACGATGGCATCTTTACAACCCGATGCTTTTATCGTGGCGACTCCGGGTGTACTTAAACTGGCTCACCAAATCGCGCCGCATATCCCTCTGCATCTCTCAACACAGGCCAATGTTATGAACGTACTGGATGCGCAGGTTTATTACGACATGGGTGCGCGCCGCATCATCGCCGCACGCGAAATTTCACTCAAAGACCTAGGAGAGATCAAAAAAGAGCTTCCCGATCTGGAGATTGAGGTATTTGTCCACGGATCGATGTGTTTTGCCTACAGCGGACGCTGTCTGATCTCGACCCTGCAAAGCGGACGCGTCCCGAACCGCGGAAGCTGTGCCAATGACTGCCGATTTCCGTATGAGATGTATGCCGCCAATCCTGAAACCGGGACGCTGTTCAAACTCGTCGAAGATGAGGGGATCGGAACCTACATCATGAATTCCAAAGACCTCAATCTAGCATCCCATATCAAAGAGATTTTGGATGCGGGATGCATCGATTCACTGAAAATCGAGGGTCGTACTAAAGCCCCTTACTATGCCGCGGTCACCGCAAAAGTCTACCGCCGTGCCATCGATGATTATTATGAGGGAAAATTTGACGGCGAAGTTTACCAGCGGGAATTGAACACAATGCAAAACCGCGGTTTTACCGATGCCTATCTCATTAACCGCCCTTTCGAAAAAAACGACACCCAAAATCTCGATTTTTCAATGATGATGGGGACACACCAGGTAAGCGGGATTGTCGATGAAGACGGTCTGTTTTTTGAGTGTAAATATAAAACTTTCCCCGAAGATATAATGGAAATACTAACACCCGATGAATCGGTGCTTACGGAGGTGGATAACGAGATTGGGACTATCCGTAAAATTGAAGGGCAATGGACCATTGCATTTAAACAGCTTCTTGCTGAAAACGGCAAAGTATGGGATCAGGTCCACAGCGGAAATCTTAACCGCTTTAAACTGCCCGCTGCACTGCCGGCATTTACTTTTTTCCGTATCCCTGCCACCGAGGACATGGGAACGGTTAAATGTGATACACCCAAGGAGAAAAGTCCCTCCGGACTAGCTAACGCTTAG
- the purE gene encoding 5-(carboxyamino)imidazole ribonucleotide mutase, with protein MKFVSIIMGSKSDFDVMKSCSQTLEEFGVQYELIISSAHRSPERTKDYIAKAEAKGAQVFIAAAGMAAHLAGVLSSKTVKPIIGVPMSASALNGIDALLSTVQMPAGMPVATVAIGKAGAINSAYLAMQILALNNEELSMKLQEDRIAKAKKVEMDSLEIETIL; from the coding sequence ATGAAATTCGTATCAATCATTATGGGGAGCAAAAGCGATTTCGATGTTATGAAATCGTGCTCACAAACACTTGAAGAGTTTGGTGTTCAATATGAACTGATCATCTCATCAGCTCACCGAAGTCCGGAACGTACCAAAGACTATATTGCAAAAGCCGAAGCCAAAGGGGCGCAGGTCTTTATCGCGGCAGCCGGAATGGCGGCACATTTGGCGGGTGTATTATCCTCTAAAACCGTCAAACCGATCATTGGTGTTCCGATGAGTGCATCCGCTCTCAACGGTATCGATGCACTCCTCTCTACCGTACAGATGCCCGCGGGTATGCCGGTCGCGACCGTCGCCATCGGTAAAGCCGGAGCGATCAATTCTGCCTATCTTGCAATGCAAATCCTTGCATTGAACAATGAAGAGCTAAGTATGAAGCTCCAAGAGGACCGTATCGCAAAAGCAAAAAAAGTGGAAATGGATTCACTAGAAATTGAGACAATTTTATAA
- a CDS encoding DUF3972 domain-containing protein, producing MQGWMSIDDYAQMTNMDRSAVEALIVRGKLTTLIEDGEVIIDPGQGMEGIVPATLQELSASEADVTLGANFVEKTIGTIINLHEKVLVAKEETIESIKNENEFLKEALASLQELYEEDRNTIATLTEQLKLSQQEVEFMRRKYKLMWGKVIDDHASQ from the coding sequence ATGCAAGGGTGGATGAGTATTGATGACTACGCTCAAATGACAAACATGGATCGCAGTGCTGTTGAAGCCTTAATCGTACGTGGAAAGCTCACTACTCTCATCGAAGACGGAGAAGTTATCATCGATCCCGGTCAAGGGATGGAAGGTATCGTCCCCGCAACCTTGCAAGAGCTTAGTGCATCCGAAGCGGATGTCACACTGGGTGCTAATTTTGTTGAAAAAACAATCGGTACCATCATCAACCTTCATGAAAAAGTGCTGGTTGCCAAAGAAGAGACCATTGAATCAATCAAAAATGAGAACGAATTTCTCAAAGAAGCCCTTGCATCACTTCAAGAGCTTTACGAAGAAGATCGAAATACCATTGCTACCCTTACCGAACAGCTCAAACTTTCGCAACAGGAAGTTGAATTCATGCGCCGTAAATACAAACTGATGTGGGGCAAAGTCATCGACGATCACGCATCACAATGA
- a CDS encoding damage-control phosphatase ARMT1 family protein, whose amino-acid sequence MTIQQECIGCIVAQSHRVCEAIHADAALKEKIVNHVETALQNADFTLSPPVVAAPLYEKMAEFARTDDLYKEQKQHATLQAKTYIPFLKETIQNSDDPFIAALKTAVVGNVIDLAAEVSFDLHDAISSVFTIPFGHNDSEVLRHTLDSANTLLYIGDNAGEHIFDALTIESLQNLYPQLSITYAVRGNPIINDVTLSEAGEAGIEKICSVMDSGVPTPGFVYDLASEEAKRVFDTVDIVLAKGMGNYECMTPQQRNKICFLLKVKCSVVARSLNREIGDIVCKFS is encoded by the coding sequence ATGACCATACAGCAAGAATGTATCGGGTGCATCGTTGCCCAAAGTCACCGAGTTTGCGAGGCAATTCATGCCGATGCGGCGCTCAAAGAAAAAATTGTCAACCACGTCGAAACTGCACTTCAAAATGCCGATTTTACCCTTTCCCCTCCCGTAGTCGCCGCACCGCTGTATGAAAAAATGGCAGAATTTGCCCGAACGGATGATTTATACAAAGAGCAAAAACAACATGCGACTCTTCAAGCTAAAACCTACATCCCTTTTTTGAAAGAAACAATCCAGAACAGTGATGATCCGTTTATAGCTGCTCTTAAAACAGCGGTAGTAGGGAATGTTATCGATCTCGCCGCAGAGGTCAGTTTCGATCTTCATGACGCCATCTCTTCCGTATTCACCATACCGTTTGGACATAATGATTCCGAGGTGTTGCGACACACCCTAGATAGTGCGAATACACTGCTTTATATCGGTGACAATGCGGGAGAACATATCTTCGATGCACTCACCATCGAGTCGCTCCAAAACCTTTATCCTCAACTCTCAATCACCTATGCGGTGCGGGGAAATCCGATTATCAACGATGTGACATTAAGCGAAGCCGGCGAAGCGGGAATCGAAAAAATTTGCTCTGTGATGGACAGCGGTGTTCCTACACCCGGATTTGTCTATGACCTCGCCTCGGAAGAAGCAAAAAGAGTGTTTGATACCGTTGACATCGTGTTAGCCAAAGGGATGGGAAATTACGAGTGCATGACGCCTCAACAACGGAATAAAATCTGCTTTTTACTGAAAGTCAAATGCTCTGTCGTCGCGCGCTCACTCAATCGTGAAATAGGAGATATCGTCTGTAAATTCTCCTAA
- a CDS encoding transporter substrate-binding domain-containing diguanylate cyclase — MKHYFILLFLCFTALYAQFPMEKVSVKLQWADQFQFAGYYIAKEKGFYKDAGLDVTIQKFDPKKLAVDEVISGRSTYGIGRSSLLVDRMEGKDIVALAAIFQSSPFVLLSKKSSDIQTPHDLIGKRIMMTKDFQDTITIRAMLNSQNIGIDKIKFLEHSYNPLDIANGKTDVMACYISNEPFVLKEHGIETNAINPEAYGFDFYSDILFTSETEVRNHPKRVRAFVDATLKGWEYAFEHIPETAQMIRERYNAQNKSLESLIYEGQVLKELAYRGNSPLGSMAVDKFYRISDIYRVMGLPQNDKRLEGFVYNDNSRQTVPMRVDERSFLHMNTIRYTSTAAWPPFNFSTESNGTKLQGIAIDFWQLIVERTGMKSSYISSPTWAAVLDAIKTKSADITLGTSLSKDKEPYALFSKPYASFPNVIVTNKTIDFLPGLEALNGKRVAIGKGYSFEEAIASKYPNITIVSTEDTREALKLLSSDRVDAVVDILPVVAYLINADHHIDLKISGTTEFVFDVRMMIRNDYPELKTVVDKAIDSITPAERQRILNRYIAITYEDRVDYGWVYGITVGALFIISIFIYRQFEMGKYHKRLLKMATTDPLTGLVNRIRLDEKLAECHQFYQRTGRHFSVIIIDLDYFKRVNDTYGHLIGDKTLVNISKILSDNIRSIDMVGRWGGEEFMIICPETTSEGGKQLAEKIQSVIERNDFPYIHTMTCSFGISESREGDRIENIVGRADSALYRAKEEGRNRVCLA, encoded by the coding sequence ATGAAGCACTATTTTATTTTGTTATTTTTATGCTTCACGGCTCTTTACGCCCAGTTTCCGATGGAGAAAGTTTCCGTCAAATTGCAGTGGGCGGATCAGTTTCAATTTGCCGGATATTATATTGCCAAAGAGAAAGGGTTTTACAAAGATGCCGGACTGGATGTCACCATTCAAAAGTTCGATCCCAAAAAACTTGCCGTTGATGAGGTAATATCCGGAAGAAGCACGTACGGGATCGGGCGCTCTTCACTTTTGGTCGATCGGATGGAAGGGAAAGATATTGTTGCTTTAGCCGCAATTTTTCAAAGTTCCCCCTTTGTTCTTCTCTCAAAAAAATCTTCTGATATTCAAACTCCGCATGATTTGATCGGCAAGCGGATCATGATGACCAAAGATTTCCAGGATACGATTACGATTCGCGCCATGCTCAATTCGCAAAATATCGGAATAGATAAAATAAAGTTTTTGGAACACAGTTATAATCCCCTTGATATCGCCAACGGTAAAACGGATGTCATGGCCTGTTATATTTCCAATGAGCCGTTTGTTCTCAAAGAACATGGGATTGAGACGAATGCCATTAATCCCGAAGCGTATGGATTTGATTTTTACAGCGATATTTTGTTTACGTCAGAAACTGAAGTCCGTAATCACCCCAAACGGGTACGCGCATTTGTGGATGCGACATTAAAAGGGTGGGAATACGCTTTTGAACACATACCTGAAACGGCACAGATGATCCGTGAACGTTACAACGCTCAAAACAAATCGTTGGAGAGTCTCATTTATGAGGGGCAGGTGCTAAAAGAGTTGGCGTATCGCGGTAACAGCCCGTTGGGTTCGATGGCAGTTGATAAATTTTATCGAATATCGGATATTTACCGGGTTATGGGATTGCCTCAAAACGACAAACGTCTGGAGGGATTCGTGTATAACGATAATTCACGCCAAACGGTACCCATGAGAGTTGACGAACGTTCATTTTTACATATGAACACTATCCGCTACACTTCGACAGCGGCATGGCCCCCTTTTAATTTTAGTACAGAAAGCAACGGTACGAAGCTTCAGGGGATTGCGATTGATTTTTGGCAATTGATCGTAGAACGAACCGGTATGAAGAGTTCATATATTTCTTCGCCGACATGGGCAGCCGTTTTGGATGCGATTAAAACCAAATCGGCCGATATTACATTAGGCACATCACTCTCGAAAGACAAAGAGCCGTATGCTCTGTTTTCAAAACCGTACGCCTCTTTTCCGAATGTCATCGTCACTAATAAAACTATCGATTTTCTTCCGGGGTTAGAGGCGCTTAATGGGAAGCGGGTAGCCATCGGCAAAGGGTATAGCTTTGAGGAAGCGATTGCATCGAAATATCCGAATATAACCATTGTCAGCACAGAAGATACACGTGAAGCCCTGAAATTGCTAAGTTCGGATCGCGTCGACGCTGTCGTTGATATCCTCCCCGTTGTTGCTTATCTCATTAATGCCGATCATCATATTGATCTAAAAATTTCTGGAACAACTGAGTTTGTCTTTGACGTTCGGATGATGATACGAAACGATTATCCGGAACTCAAAACCGTTGTAGATAAAGCGATCGATTCGATTACGCCGGCAGAACGCCAGAGAATTTTGAACCGCTATATTGCGATTACCTATGAAGATCGGGTCGATTATGGATGGGTATACGGTATTACAGTGGGTGCTTTATTCATAATTTCCATTTTTATCTATCGGCAGTTTGAGATGGGGAAATACCATAAACGGCTTTTGAAAATGGCTACGACCGATCCATTGACAGGGCTGGTAAACCGAATCCGTCTGGATGAAAAATTAGCCGAATGTCATCAGTTTTATCAGCGTACGGGGCGCCATTTTTCGGTCATTATTATTGACTTGGATTATTTTAAACGGGTGAATGATACCTACGGCCATTTGATCGGGGATAAAACATTGGTCAATATTTCCAAAATATTGAGTGACAATATCCGCAGTATCGATATGGTGGGACGATGGGGGGGGGAAGAGTTTATGATTATTTGTCCCGAAACGACTAGCGAGGGGGGGAAACAGCTGGCCGAAAAAATTCAGTCGGTTATCGAGCGAAACGATTTCCCTTACATCCATACGATGACATGCAGTTTCGGGATCAGTGAAAGCCGGGAAGGGGATCGTATCGAAAACATTGTAGGGCGTGCCGATAGTGCCTTGTACCGTGCAAAAGAAGAGGGTCGGAACCGAGTTTGTCTGGCTTAG